Proteins from a single region of Amycolatopsis sp. CA-230715:
- a CDS encoding GNAT family N-acetyltransferase — protein sequence MADTVIRPATDADLGAAASLRWAWVLEYGVTPLIERDEFIARFTDWARQNSSSHRCIVLARGDSVVGMAWLAITPRVPTPFALERASGDVQCVYITPGERDSGHGGALIETVLELAKELELERVTVHSTERAVSAYARHGFDHSPHLLQAKLGDG from the coding sequence ATGGCCGATACCGTGATCCGCCCCGCCACCGATGCCGATCTCGGCGCCGCCGCCTCGCTCCGCTGGGCTTGGGTGCTCGAGTACGGGGTGACGCCCCTGATCGAGCGCGACGAGTTCATCGCGCGCTTCACGGACTGGGCGCGCCAGAACTCGTCATCGCACCGATGCATCGTGCTGGCCAGGGGCGATTCGGTCGTCGGCATGGCCTGGCTGGCGATCACCCCGCGCGTGCCGACGCCGTTTGCGCTCGAACGGGCGTCGGGCGACGTGCAATGCGTCTACATCACGCCAGGCGAGCGAGACAGCGGGCACGGCGGCGCACTCATCGAGACCGTCCTCGAACTCGCGAAGGAGCTTGAGCTCGAGCGCGTGACCGTCCACTCGACCGAACGCGCGGTGTCCGCGTACGCCCGGCACGGATTCGACCACTCACCACACCTCTTGCAGGCGAAGCTCGGCGACGGCTGA
- a CDS encoding sigma-70 family RNA polymerase sigma factor, whose amino-acid sequence MDERAWLADRFEENRSHLRAVAYRMLGSASEADDAVQEAWLRLSRTDTAGIENLAGWLTTVVGRVCLNMLRSRASRREDPLDGPEAGVESVDPEQEAVLADSVGLALLVVLDTLTPAERLAFVLHDLFAVPFDEIGSMIERTPAAARQLASRARRRVRGGEAAPEADLVRQRRVVDAFLAASRGGDFDALLALLDPDVELHADRQAGPSPAPITLRGVRDVAKGALLASPRIRVTEPALVNGSVGLVMAPRGKLFLALSFTFSEDRITAVDVIADPDRLRGLDLAVLG is encoded by the coding sequence GTGGACGAACGCGCTTGGCTGGCGGACCGTTTCGAGGAGAACCGGAGCCACCTGCGTGCGGTGGCCTACCGGATGCTCGGCTCGGCGAGCGAGGCCGATGACGCCGTGCAGGAAGCCTGGCTGCGGCTCAGCCGCACGGACACCGCGGGCATCGAGAACCTCGCCGGGTGGCTGACCACGGTGGTCGGCCGGGTGTGCCTCAACATGCTCCGCTCGCGCGCGTCGCGGCGCGAGGATCCGCTCGACGGGCCCGAGGCTGGCGTTGAGAGCGTCGACCCCGAGCAGGAAGCGGTGCTCGCGGATTCCGTCGGGCTGGCGCTGCTGGTGGTGCTCGACACGCTGACCCCGGCCGAACGGCTCGCCTTCGTACTGCACGATCTGTTCGCCGTCCCGTTCGACGAAATCGGCTCGATGATCGAGCGGACTCCGGCCGCGGCGAGGCAACTGGCCAGCCGCGCCCGCCGCCGGGTTCGAGGCGGGGAGGCGGCACCCGAAGCGGACCTCGTTCGCCAACGCCGCGTCGTCGACGCTTTCCTCGCTGCTTCGCGCGGCGGCGATTTCGACGCGCTGCTCGCACTGCTCGACCCGGACGTGGAGCTCCACGCCGACCGGCAGGCCGGGCCCAGCCCGGCACCGATCACGCTCCGCGGCGTCCGCGACGTGGCCAAGGGCGCGCTGCTCGCGTCGCCACGGATCCGGGTCACCGAACCGGCGCTGGTGAACGGATCCGTCGGGCTCGTGATGGCGCCGCGCGGGAAACTGTTCCTGGCGTTGAGCTTCACCTTCAGCGAGGACAGGATCACCGCGGTCGACGTGATCGCGGACCCGGACCGGCTTCGCGGACTGGACCTCGCCGTGCTCGGCTGA
- a CDS encoding enoyl-CoA hydratase-related protein: MPELRTEDVHVLDFGDGENRFSPSWLDEVSDALDKVVAAPAPLVTVGGGKFYSNGLDVEWMTANGSSVGGYVRDVQALLARVLTLPVPTVAAVNGHAFGAGAMLALAHDFRVSRAKRGYFCLPEVDIRLPFTPGMAALVQAKLTPAAAISTMTTGRRLGGEEAAALAVVDEATEDFLPRARARAAELAGKDPGTLGAIKTTMFGAAAAALRDAG; this comes from the coding sequence ATGCCTGAACTGCGGACCGAAGACGTGCACGTCCTCGACTTCGGCGATGGGGAGAACCGGTTCTCCCCATCGTGGCTCGACGAGGTTTCCGACGCGCTGGACAAGGTGGTCGCGGCACCCGCGCCGCTGGTCACCGTGGGCGGCGGGAAGTTCTACTCGAACGGCCTCGACGTGGAATGGATGACCGCGAACGGCTCGTCGGTCGGCGGGTACGTGCGCGACGTCCAGGCCCTGCTGGCGCGCGTGCTGACCCTGCCGGTGCCCACGGTCGCCGCAGTGAACGGGCACGCCTTCGGCGCCGGCGCCATGCTCGCCCTCGCCCACGACTTCCGCGTTTCGCGGGCTAAACGCGGCTACTTCTGCCTGCCCGAGGTGGACATCCGGCTGCCCTTCACCCCCGGCATGGCGGCGCTGGTCCAGGCGAAGCTCACCCCGGCCGCGGCCATTTCAACCATGACGACCGGCCGTCGCCTCGGCGGCGAAGAGGCGGCCGCGCTCGCCGTCGTCGACGAAGCCACCGAAGACTTCCTGCCGCGCGCCCGTGCCCGCGCGGCCGAACTCGCCGGCAAGGACCCCGGCACGCTCGGCGCTATCAAGACCACCATGTTCGGCGCCGCCGCGGCCGCTCTGCGGGACGCGGGCTAG
- a CDS encoding TetR/AcrR family transcriptional regulator codes for MPRPRLLDVDHVLDVAEELLAARGAAGVTLRTLAASAEVSNGSLYHAFGSLPALLGRTWLRAARRFLVSQAERAEAALPDSAAATVAAACTPADFADRHPAAARLLLFVRRDALLGPDLPETLADELVALDREVVTLLKRLADAHWGRHDARAVEAMTACVVDLPTALLRRSLELPGPVGTDARDRLETAVLAVLAVPLPKERHA; via the coding sequence ATGCCGAGACCGCGCCTGCTCGACGTCGACCACGTGCTGGACGTCGCCGAAGAGCTGCTCGCCGCACGGGGTGCCGCGGGCGTGACGCTGCGGACCCTCGCGGCGAGTGCCGAGGTGTCGAACGGCTCGCTCTACCACGCGTTCGGCTCGCTGCCCGCGCTGCTCGGCCGGACCTGGCTCCGCGCGGCGCGCCGCTTCCTCGTTTCGCAGGCAGAACGCGCCGAAGCGGCGCTGCCCGACTCCGCGGCGGCCACCGTCGCCGCCGCGTGCACGCCCGCGGACTTCGCCGACCGGCACCCGGCCGCCGCGAGGCTGCTGCTGTTCGTCCGCCGCGACGCGCTGCTCGGACCCGACCTGCCCGAAACCCTCGCCGACGAACTGGTCGCGCTCGACCGCGAAGTCGTCACGCTGCTCAAACGCCTCGCCGACGCGCACTGGGGCCGCCACGACGCGCGCGCCGTCGAGGCGATGACCGCGTGCGTGGTCGACCTGCCGACCGCGTTGCTGCGGCGCTCGCTGGAGCTGCCCGGCCCGGTCGGCACCGATGCCCGCGACCGACTCGAGACGGCCGTCCTGGCCGTGCTCGCCGTGCCCTTACCGAAGGAGCGCCATGCCTGA
- a CDS encoding type IV toxin-antitoxin system AbiEi family antitoxin domain-containing protein — MTRTPAPPPPELTRRLTRVLRPQDAATVYTHPRPEFARLTKTGALHRIATGYYAIVPSDRVGQHWLPELEAAAAGVAAADEGVDTVALMGLSAARAHGAIPRALAVATVAAGRHRRPLRLADRDATVLFARRAVPALDVERRTGELGPHWVTTVEQTVLDLAARPGFGDLPDEAHAAVRALLPRADREILDELATAQRRRAALDRALGEG; from the coding sequence ATGACGCGCACGCCTGCTCCACCGCCGCCCGAACTCACGCGACGCCTGACCCGCGTGCTCCGGCCGCAGGACGCCGCGACCGTCTACACCCATCCGCGCCCCGAGTTCGCTCGGCTCACCAAGACGGGCGCCCTGCACCGGATCGCGACCGGGTACTACGCGATCGTCCCCAGCGACCGGGTCGGGCAGCACTGGTTGCCGGAGCTCGAAGCCGCCGCGGCCGGGGTCGCCGCGGCGGACGAGGGCGTGGACACCGTGGCGCTGATGGGACTGTCGGCCGCGCGGGCGCACGGCGCGATCCCGCGCGCGCTGGCCGTCGCCACCGTCGCGGCCGGTCGGCACCGCCGCCCGCTGCGCCTCGCGGACCGGGACGCGACCGTCCTGTTCGCCCGCCGCGCGGTACCGGCGCTCGACGTCGAACGACGCACGGGCGAACTGGGTCCCCACTGGGTCACCACCGTCGAGCAGACCGTCCTCGATCTCGCCGCGCGACCGGGATTCGGCGATCTGCCTGACGAAGCGCACGCCGCCGTGCGCGCCCTGCTTCCCCGCGCCGACCGGGAAATCCTCGACGAACTCGCCACGGCACAACGGCGACGAGCGGCGCTCGACCGCGCACTCGGAGAAGGCTGA
- a CDS encoding SDR family oxidoreductase, with the protein MTHTILVTGGTGTLGKRVVPLLRAAGHRVRVLSRHQRGADYVTGDLVAGEGIQAAVAGVEIVVHLAGGPKGDDVAARNLVRAAAGAGSVRHLVYISVVGADRVPLGWFRTALAAERAVTGSGLPYTLLRAAQFHEIVFGMLEKMAKLPVIPNPGGLRLQPVDSRDVAARLAELALGAPAGRVPDLTGPAVYKMDELIRGYLETQGKRRPLLPIRIPGKAGRAYRAGENLALEGTDVGERTWENFLADKDSVATR; encoded by the coding sequence ATGACCCACACCATCCTGGTCACCGGCGGCACCGGCACGCTCGGCAAGCGGGTCGTCCCGCTCCTGCGCGCGGCGGGCCACCGGGTGCGCGTGCTCAGCAGGCACCAGCGCGGCGCCGACTACGTCACCGGCGACCTCGTTGCGGGAGAAGGAATCCAGGCCGCGGTGGCCGGAGTCGAGATCGTCGTGCACCTCGCCGGCGGCCCCAAGGGCGACGACGTCGCGGCGCGCAACCTGGTCCGGGCGGCGGCGGGCGCCGGATCGGTGCGGCACCTGGTGTACATCTCGGTCGTCGGCGCGGACCGCGTCCCGCTCGGCTGGTTCCGGACCGCGCTCGCGGCGGAGCGCGCCGTGACCGGCTCCGGCCTGCCGTACACCCTGCTGCGCGCCGCCCAGTTCCACGAAATCGTCTTCGGCATGCTGGAGAAGATGGCGAAACTGCCGGTGATCCCGAATCCAGGCGGACTCCGCCTCCAGCCGGTCGACTCGCGCGACGTGGCGGCAAGACTCGCGGAACTGGCACTCGGCGCGCCCGCGGGCCGAGTGCCCGACCTGACCGGTCCCGCTGTGTACAAAATGGACGAACTCATTCGTGGATACCTTGAAACGCAAGGAAAACGCCGCCCACTGCTGCCGATCAGGATCCCTGGGAAAGCGGGCCGCGCTTACCGCGCCGGTGAGAACCTCGCCCTCGAAGGAACGGATGTGGGCGAGCGAACCTGGGAAAACTTCCTGGCGGACAAGGACTCGGTCGCCACGCGATAA
- a CDS encoding nucleotidyl transferase AbiEii/AbiGii toxin family protein, whose product MLDPDEELAIAERFGVARAQVRRDHLISHLLAVLSAHLADEVLFFGGTALSRSFLPDGRLSEDIDLIALAKRDEVADALQHAVRRGTRREFPGLTWEPALTEVSDVDPAVIRLPDGTTVRVQLLRRTGYPPWPTERRDLVQRYSDAAPAELTIPTLESFAAWKTAAWVDRAAPRDLFDLWLLAGLGALDQGAGALFKRFGPVNRVPGPELFATGVDEERWRRELSGQTRLTVTAEEARLTVAGAWARLAG is encoded by the coding sequence GTGCTCGACCCCGACGAAGAACTCGCGATCGCCGAACGGTTCGGCGTGGCCCGCGCCCAGGTCCGGCGCGATCACCTCATCTCGCACCTGCTCGCCGTGCTCAGCGCGCACCTCGCCGACGAGGTGCTGTTCTTCGGCGGCACCGCGCTCTCCCGCAGCTTCCTCCCCGACGGGCGGCTGTCCGAGGACATCGACCTCATCGCGCTGGCCAAGCGCGACGAGGTGGCCGATGCGCTCCAGCACGCGGTGCGCCGGGGAACCCGCCGCGAGTTTCCCGGCCTCACCTGGGAACCAGCCCTGACCGAAGTCTCCGACGTCGATCCCGCCGTCATCCGGCTGCCCGACGGGACCACGGTCAGGGTGCAACTGCTCCGGCGCACGGGATACCCGCCGTGGCCGACCGAGCGCCGCGACCTGGTTCAGCGCTACTCGGACGCGGCGCCCGCCGAGCTGACGATCCCCACGCTCGAATCGTTCGCCGCGTGGAAGACCGCCGCGTGGGTGGACCGCGCCGCGCCACGCGATCTGTTCGACCTCTGGCTCCTCGCCGGACTCGGCGCCCTCGACCAGGGCGCCGGCGCGCTGTTCAAGCGGTTCGGGCCGGTCAACCGGGTCCCCGGCCCCGAGTTGTTCGCCACCGGCGTCGACGAGGAACGGTGGCGGCGGGAGCTGTCGGGGCAGACGCGGCTCACCGTGACCGCGGAAGAAGCACGCCTGACCGTGGCCGGTGCCTGGGCGCGTTTAGCGGGCTAA
- a CDS encoding threonine/serine ThrE exporter family protein — translation MKINQRAKGPANKRRAWRILEAPEEKPGADKSPAGRKSREKHRGHELRRRAWHILEAPTGEQPVVESDALHGPALPDDSTVNFVLDLALRIGEVQMSSGAGASDVTATIIAITNALGLPHCEVDVIFTSITVTCHRGTDMNPVSALRVVRSRSLDYSRLSDTELLVRQITRGNISAEEAYTELQRITRAEHPYPRWVATLAWGGLAFFITLLIGGTIDVALVALVISAVIDRIGRVLNRYALPFFFQQVVGGVVAMVSALAISSSGLITEDKRTLVVAAAITVLLSGLSTVSAVQDAITGYNVTAAGRTMETALMSAGLIAGVVLALKIAVKLGLPPTTPEVPPYSPQLLPVTIIGGAGAAACFALASYSRLRATLVSCAAGAIGAAAYGLLILGDFEAVAASAGAATLVGFCGGVLARRLRVTPLVVAVSGITPLLPGLSTYRGLYNLAVDPSTNISTLMTAIAVGLALAAGVVLGEYLAQPVRTGLGRLERKLAGPRMAGPLDQGRRVD, via the coding sequence ATGAAGATCAACCAGCGCGCCAAGGGGCCTGCCAACAAACGGCGCGCCTGGCGGATTCTCGAGGCCCCGGAAGAAAAGCCCGGCGCTGACAAGTCACCGGCGGGCCGGAAGAGCAGAGAGAAGCACCGCGGCCACGAGCTGCGGCGCCGCGCGTGGCACATTCTCGAAGCGCCTACCGGCGAACAGCCCGTGGTCGAAAGCGACGCGCTGCACGGACCCGCGCTGCCCGACGACTCCACCGTCAACTTCGTCCTCGACCTCGCCCTGCGGATCGGCGAGGTGCAGATGTCGAGCGGCGCGGGCGCTTCGGACGTCACGGCGACGATCATCGCCATCACGAACGCGCTCGGCCTGCCGCACTGCGAGGTCGACGTGATCTTCACGTCGATCACCGTCACCTGTCACCGCGGCACCGACATGAACCCGGTGAGCGCGTTGCGCGTGGTGCGGTCCCGCAGCCTCGACTACAGCAGGCTCTCGGACACCGAGCTCCTCGTCCGGCAGATCACGCGCGGCAACATCAGCGCCGAGGAGGCCTACACCGAACTCCAGCGCATCACGCGCGCGGAGCACCCGTACCCGCGCTGGGTCGCGACGCTCGCGTGGGGCGGGCTGGCCTTCTTCATCACCCTGCTCATCGGCGGCACGATCGACGTGGCGCTGGTCGCGCTGGTGATCAGCGCGGTGATCGACCGGATCGGGCGCGTGCTCAACCGCTACGCGCTGCCGTTCTTCTTCCAGCAGGTCGTCGGCGGGGTGGTGGCCATGGTCTCCGCGCTCGCGATCTCGTCCTCCGGCCTGATCACCGAGGACAAACGGACGCTCGTGGTAGCGGCGGCGATCACGGTGCTGCTGTCCGGGCTGTCCACGGTTTCCGCCGTGCAAGACGCCATCACCGGATACAACGTGACGGCGGCCGGCCGCACCATGGAAACCGCGCTGATGAGCGCCGGGCTGATCGCGGGCGTGGTGCTCGCGCTGAAGATCGCGGTCAAGCTGGGCCTGCCGCCGACCACGCCCGAGGTGCCGCCCTACAGCCCGCAGCTCCTGCCGGTCACGATCATCGGTGGCGCGGGGGCGGCGGCGTGCTTCGCGCTGGCCAGTTATTCGCGGCTGCGGGCGACGCTGGTCTCCTGCGCCGCGGGCGCGATCGGCGCCGCGGCGTACGGGTTGCTCATCCTCGGCGATTTCGAAGCGGTGGCCGCGTCGGCAGGCGCGGCCACGCTCGTCGGGTTCTGCGGCGGCGTCCTCGCACGGCGCCTGCGGGTGACGCCGTTGGTGGTCGCGGTGTCCGGGATCACGCCGCTGCTGCCCGGCCTGTCCACGTACCGCGGGCTGTACAACCTCGCGGTCGACCCGTCGACGAACATTTCGACGCTGATGACCGCGATCGCGGTCGGCCTCGCGCTGGCCGCGGGGGTGGTGCTGGGCGAGTACCTCGCGCAGCCGGTGCGCACCGGGCTCGGCAGGCTCGAGCGCAAGCTGGCCGGGCCGCGCATGGCCGGACCACTGGATCAGGGGAGAAGGGTGGACTAG
- a CDS encoding nuclear transport factor 2 family protein — MPTSHRAIENLIATYAELVDDGDFTGLGALFADATFIGGGEPAHGRDAVEKMFRDTLITYDDGTPRTQHVTTNTIIEVDEDAGTATSRAYFTVLQALPGGPLRTIACGRYHDRFARTNGEWHFAERRARVTLTGDLSQHLR, encoded by the coding sequence ATGCCGACAAGTCACCGCGCCATCGAGAATCTCATCGCGACCTACGCCGAACTCGTGGACGACGGTGACTTCACCGGCCTCGGCGCCCTGTTCGCCGACGCGACCTTCATCGGCGGCGGCGAACCAGCGCACGGCCGCGACGCGGTGGAGAAGATGTTCCGGGACACGCTGATCACCTACGACGACGGCACGCCGAGAACCCAGCACGTCACCACGAACACGATCATCGAGGTCGACGAAGACGCGGGCACGGCGACCTCGCGCGCGTACTTCACCGTGCTGCAGGCGTTGCCCGGCGGCCCGCTCCGGACCATCGCCTGCGGCCGATACCACGACCGTTTCGCGCGCACGAACGGCGAATGGCACTTCGCCGAACGCCGCGCGCGAGTCACCCTGACCGGCGATCTGAGCCAGCACCTGCGTTGA
- a CDS encoding DUF6188 family protein — MPDVDRGDHWELDVLGTELSLMKVSWSVALVLTRPGGSLELTVESTFALDGPGARWFLDPSEEPAGLAPVLGLLRRPARRLHVFKDGRLELDLDAGWRISADPDVDYESWNITADSGARFVALPGGGVAYWGPDS; from the coding sequence GTGCCGGACGTCGACCGCGGGGACCACTGGGAACTCGACGTGCTCGGCACGGAACTCTCCCTGATGAAGGTGAGTTGGTCGGTCGCGCTCGTGCTCACCCGCCCCGGCGGCTCGCTCGAACTGACGGTGGAAAGCACGTTCGCACTCGACGGCCCCGGCGCCCGCTGGTTCCTGGACCCGTCGGAGGAACCAGCCGGACTGGCGCCGGTGCTGGGACTGCTCCGACGTCCCGCGCGCCGGTTGCACGTCTTCAAGGACGGGCGGCTGGAACTGGACCTGGACGCGGGCTGGCGGATCTCGGCCGATCCCGACGTGGACTACGAATCCTGGAACATCACGGCGGATTCGGGCGCGCGCTTCGTCGCGTTGCCCGGCGGCGGGGTGGCGTACTGGGGTCCGGATTCCTGA
- a CDS encoding alpha,alpha-trehalose-phosphate synthase (UDP-forming) — MSQSIYTSAEFVVVANRLPVDLDRSSDGTQRWTASPGGLVSALEPFLRSRKGAWVGWPGVPDVEVEEFEDDGLVLHPVSLTSDEVQDYYEGFSNASLWPLYHDVVERPVFDRGWWESYVRVNRRFAEACAEVAGDGATVWVQDYQLQLVPSMLRELRPDLRIGFFLHIPFPPVELFMQLPWRTEIVRGLIGADLVGFHRPGGAQNFLWLARTLVGLEPSRGAVGVRSRPGMMQVGDRTVRVGAFPISIDAAGLDSLSKTKEVVERAAQVREDLGNPKTVLLGVDRLDYTKGIDLRLQAFHELLQEGRVKPEDVTFVQLATPSRERVEHYQRMRGEIEQMVGRINGEFARVGHPVVHYLHQSVNRAELAAFYSAADVMVVTPLRDGMNLVCKEYVACRHDLGGALLLSEFAGAAAELSSAFLVNPHDLDGVKNALQAAITLDPAEGRRRMRALRRQVLTHDVDRWARSFLEALGAETAT; from the coding sequence TTGAGTCAGAGCATTTACACCTCCGCCGAGTTCGTCGTGGTGGCCAACCGGCTTCCGGTGGACCTCGACCGCTCCTCGGACGGAACCCAGCGCTGGACCGCGAGCCCCGGCGGGCTCGTGTCCGCGCTGGAACCGTTCCTGCGGTCACGCAAGGGCGCCTGGGTCGGCTGGCCGGGCGTGCCCGACGTCGAGGTCGAAGAGTTCGAAGACGACGGGCTCGTCCTGCACCCGGTTTCCCTGACCTCGGACGAGGTCCAGGACTACTACGAAGGCTTTTCGAACGCGTCGCTGTGGCCGCTCTACCACGACGTGGTGGAGCGCCCGGTGTTCGACCGCGGCTGGTGGGAGAGCTACGTCCGGGTCAACCGGCGGTTCGCCGAGGCGTGCGCCGAGGTCGCGGGCGACGGCGCGACGGTGTGGGTGCAGGACTACCAGCTGCAGCTGGTGCCGAGCATGCTGCGCGAGCTGCGGCCGGACCTGCGGATCGGGTTCTTCCTGCACATCCCGTTCCCGCCGGTGGAACTGTTCATGCAGCTGCCGTGGCGGACCGAGATCGTGCGCGGTCTGATCGGCGCGGATCTCGTCGGCTTCCACCGCCCCGGCGGCGCGCAGAACTTCCTGTGGCTGGCCAGAACGCTGGTGGGGCTCGAACCGAGCCGCGGCGCGGTCGGCGTCCGGTCGAGGCCGGGCATGATGCAGGTCGGCGACCGGACCGTGCGCGTCGGCGCGTTCCCGATCTCGATCGACGCGGCTGGCCTCGATTCGCTGTCCAAGACGAAGGAGGTCGTCGAGCGCGCCGCGCAGGTGCGCGAGGACCTCGGCAACCCGAAGACGGTGCTGCTCGGCGTCGACCGGCTCGACTACACCAAGGGGATCGACCTCCGGCTGCAGGCGTTCCACGAGCTGTTGCAGGAAGGCAGGGTCAAACCGGAGGACGTCACGTTCGTACAGCTCGCCACGCCGAGCCGCGAACGCGTCGAGCACTACCAGCGCATGCGCGGCGAGATCGAGCAGATGGTCGGCCGCATCAACGGCGAGTTCGCGCGCGTCGGCCATCCCGTCGTGCACTACCTGCACCAGTCGGTGAACCGCGCGGAGCTGGCCGCCTTCTACTCGGCGGCGGACGTCATGGTCGTGACCCCGTTGCGTGACGGCATGAACCTGGTGTGCAAGGAGTACGTGGCCTGCCGCCATGATCTCGGCGGGGCACTCCTGCTGAGCGAGTTCGCGGGTGCGGCGGCGGAGCTGAGCAGCGCCTTTCTGGTGAACCCCCATGATCTCGACGGGGTGAAGAACGCGTTGCAGGCAGCCATTACGCTCGACCCAGCCGAGGGGCGTCGTAGGATGCGCGCCCTGCGGCGTCAGGTCCTCACGCATGACGTCGACCGGTGGGCGCGCTCGTTCCTGGAAGCACTCGGGGCCGAGACGGCCACCTAA